The following proteins are co-located in the Brevibacillus laterosporus DSM 25 genome:
- a CDS encoding non-ribosomal peptide synthetase — translation MTTSKITENLILSNEKLEKEEVYWLDQMNGISVLSTFPIEFLRTSLDEFQKGVITYSFSEVITEKIRMIANQSPYAILTILATVLADILSRYTETEDIVFSMPVFKQKKELKTVNKLLPLRIQVQRNEMTFKHLLMQMSKKINEASQNSNYPFHQIIKKSGLQVEDGIFPLCNTCIMLEDIHEKNSVSQIKADSLFIFSQNKGNLQLTLEYNASLYSYDRMQMIVHHVENYLSEVMREPDRSLMEISFLSEAERHQLLYDFNSSSFDYPRHKSVSQLFEDQVERTPDRIAVVFEGKQLTYRELNHRANQVAWFLHEQGVNEDTIVGFMVERSLELLIGILGIIKSGATYLQVDPDYPKERINYLLIHSQTSVILTQQKHKDNGNLKQARTFIIEDILTQSNVRTENLNLLYQPENLLYVLYTSGSTGNPKGAMIKHHSFVNLLYWHINKLSFSENERALLIAPSSFDLAQKNLFSVLLVGGRLIIYSPGPYDYRHISTVIDKEQITMINCAPSAFYPLVHGNIDDDFVKLRSIRHISLGGEPINMGNLQSWIKSPHFKAELSNTYGPTECTDISGYHILNKEELHQITTVPVGKPIHNAKFYILDKYLQLLPPGIPGELCIGGEGVGNGYFNAPELTNERFIDTPHLSVPRVYRTGDLMRWLKNGDLEFIGRIDHQVKIRGFRIELGEIEARLLQYPGMREVIVLDKTDEHGMKYLAAYFVSENEVTLDLISNFAQSHLPEYMIPSQFMQLPEFPLTPNGKINRLALTQLQDYLTSFTSYEVANTPLQEELLRIWKNILKLEKIGRHDNFFRIGGHSLKAMMLVTILYKEFNVSLSIKQIFDNPTIELLAQLIEVSGDSAFIQIPLEPVEERPYYPISAAQKRMLIVDELNQGDTSYNIPSCVIIEGPVNPERFETALIRLIERHEALRTSFEWQGEEQVQRVHKQVKFQMSQRKIQEDEVIDLIREFVKPFHLSQAPLFRVGLYELGPDRYFLIMDMHHIISDGISMGILVEDVIDLYKGQELLPLPIQYKDFTHWQNQWFASEQVKKQELYWLDTFAGELPTLRLLTDYPRPRIRTNVGDRISFMLSKAESDELNRIVQDSGSTLYMILLAAYNILLFKCTGQEDIVVGTPVAGRQHADLERVVGMFINTLPMRNYPKASKTFAEFFTEIKIRTLQGFDHQDYPFDALVEKLKIPRDSSRTPLFQTMFTLQNMNQAKIESEELTYTAYDFSDNTSKMDLSIIAVETPDGLLFDLYYSSNLFKRETAEILGQAYLQIMKQLPSRFDKTIASFELEFNSGERNSSAQTDAFEDEEFDF, via the coding sequence ATGACGACTAGCAAAATTACAGAAAATCTCATACTCTCCAATGAAAAATTAGAAAAAGAAGAAGTATACTGGCTAGATCAGATGAACGGGATTAGTGTGCTTTCTACGTTTCCTATCGAATTTTTGCGTACATCGTTGGATGAATTCCAAAAGGGGGTTATCACTTATTCGTTTTCGGAAGTGATAACAGAAAAAATTCGGATGATTGCAAATCAATCTCCATACGCGATATTGACTATTCTTGCAACTGTCCTTGCAGATATTCTTTCACGTTATACCGAAACAGAGGATATTGTTTTTAGTATGCCTGTTTTTAAACAAAAGAAAGAATTGAAGACCGTAAACAAATTACTACCGCTGCGTATTCAGGTACAACGTAATGAGATGACTTTTAAACATTTATTGATGCAAATGAGTAAAAAAATCAATGAAGCGAGTCAAAATTCAAACTATCCATTTCACCAGATAATAAAAAAATCTGGATTGCAGGTTGAAGATGGTATATTTCCATTGTGCAATACTTGCATTATGTTAGAAGACATCCACGAGAAAAATAGCGTTAGCCAAATAAAAGCTGATTCGCTATTTATCTTTTCTCAGAATAAGGGTAATCTACAACTCACTCTTGAATATAATGCTAGTTTGTATAGTTATGACCGCATGCAAATGATCGTTCATCATGTAGAGAATTATCTCTCTGAAGTGATGAGAGAACCTGATAGAAGCTTAATGGAGATTTCATTTTTAAGTGAAGCTGAACGTCATCAATTACTTTATGATTTTAACTCGAGTAGTTTTGACTATCCGCGCCATAAGTCGGTATCCCAGCTTTTCGAAGACCAGGTAGAACGTACGCCTGATAGGATCGCTGTTGTATTCGAAGGGAAACAATTAACCTATCGTGAATTAAACCATCGGGCGAATCAAGTAGCTTGGTTCTTACATGAACAAGGGGTTAATGAAGATACGATTGTCGGTTTTATGGTGGAACGTTCTCTTGAATTATTAATTGGCATCCTTGGTATTATCAAATCAGGTGCTACATACCTACAAGTGGACCCGGATTATCCAAAAGAACGAATTAACTATTTGCTTATCCATTCTCAAACTTCTGTGATACTAACCCAGCAAAAACATAAAGACAACGGCAATCTAAAACAGGCTCGCACTTTTATCATCGAAGATATTTTGACGCAATCAAATGTTCGTACTGAAAATTTGAATCTACTTTATCAACCTGAAAATCTTCTGTATGTTCTCTATACATCAGGTTCTACAGGCAATCCAAAAGGAGCCATGATCAAACACCATTCGTTTGTCAATCTATTATACTGGCATATCAACAAATTGTCGTTTTCAGAAAATGAACGGGCGCTGTTAATTGCACCTAGCAGTTTTGATTTGGCACAAAAAAATTTGTTTAGTGTGTTACTAGTTGGAGGGAGATTGATAATCTATTCTCCGGGTCCATATGATTATCGTCATATTTCTACCGTGATCGATAAAGAGCAGATAACAATGATCAATTGCGCTCCTAGTGCCTTTTACCCCTTGGTTCATGGAAATATCGACGATGATTTTGTTAAGCTAAGAAGTATTCGCCACATTAGTCTTGGTGGTGAACCGATCAACATGGGTAATCTACAGTCTTGGATCAAATCGCCCCATTTCAAAGCGGAGCTCTCAAACACATATGGCCCAACAGAGTGTACAGATATTTCTGGATACCATATTTTGAATAAGGAAGAATTACATCAAATTACTACGGTTCCTGTGGGCAAACCAATTCACAACGCCAAGTTTTATATTTTAGATAAATATTTGCAGTTGCTTCCACCGGGGATTCCAGGTGAACTATGTATTGGTGGAGAAGGGGTGGGAAATGGTTATTTTAACGCTCCAGAGCTAACAAATGAGCGTTTTATCGATACACCTCATTTAAGCGTACCACGTGTCTATAGAACAGGTGATCTGATGCGTTGGCTAAAAAATGGCGATCTTGAATTTATTGGGAGGATTGATCATCAAGTAAAGATTCGAGGTTTTCGTATCGAGCTGGGGGAAATAGAAGCAAGGCTTTTACAATACCCTGGCATGAGAGAAGTTATTGTTCTTGATAAAACAGACGAACACGGGATGAAATATTTGGCTGCTTATTTCGTGTCAGAGAATGAAGTGACTCTTGATCTAATTTCTAATTTTGCTCAAAGTCATTTACCAGAATATATGATTCCTTCTCAATTTATGCAGTTGCCTGAATTTCCACTTACTCCAAATGGGAAAATCAATCGGTTGGCACTGACTCAATTACAAGATTACCTTACTTCATTTACTTCATATGAAGTTGCAAATACTCCTCTGCAAGAAGAATTGCTAAGAATTTGGAAAAACATTTTAAAACTCGAAAAAATCGGGAGACATGATAATTTTTTCCGGATAGGAGGTCATTCCCTTAAGGCAATGATGCTAGTAACTATCCTGTACAAAGAATTCAATGTGAGTCTTTCAATTAAACAAATCTTTGATAATCCCACCATTGAGTTATTGGCGCAGTTGATTGAAGTGTCTGGTGACTCTGCCTTTATCCAAATTCCATTGGAACCAGTCGAAGAGAGGCCGTATTACCCAATCTCTGCTGCCCAAAAGCGAATGTTGATTGTTGACGAACTAAATCAAGGGGATACAAGCTATAACATTCCTTCCTGCGTAATTATTGAAGGACCAGTCAATCCAGAACGTTTTGAGACAGCTCTTATTCGACTCATCGAGCGTCATGAAGCACTCCGTACCTCTTTTGAGTGGCAAGGGGAAGAGCAGGTTCAACGAGTACATAAACAGGTAAAATTTCAAATGAGTCAACGCAAAATACAAGAGGATGAGGTTATTGATTTAATTAGAGAATTCGTAAAACCATTCCATTTATCACAGGCCCCTTTGTTTCGCGTCGGCTTGTATGAGCTAGGTCCAGATCGTTATTTTTTGATCATGGACATGCACCATATCATTTCTGATGGTATATCTATGGGAATCTTAGTCGAAGATGTTATCGACTTATATAAAGGACAGGAGCTTTTGCCACTACCGATACAATATAAAGATTTTACACATTGGCAGAATCAATGGTTTGCTTCTGAGCAAGTAAAAAAACAAGAATTGTATTGGTTGGATACGTTCGCTGGTGAACTTCCAACTCTTCGCTTGTTGACGGATTATCCACGTCCTCGAATACGTACAAACGTAGGGGACAGAATTTCCTTTATGCTTTCTAAGGCTGAGAGTGATGAACTTAATCGAATCGTCCAAGATAGTGGATCTACCTTATATATGATTCTGTTAGCGGCATATAATATATTGTTGTTCAAGTGTACAGGACAGGAGGATATCGTTGTTGGTACTCCTGTAGCAGGGAGACAGCATGCTGATCTGGAAAGAGTAGTAGGGATGTTTATTAACACATTACCAATGCGTAACTATCCTAAAGCTTCGAAAACATTTGCAGAATTCTTTACAGAAATAAAGATACGAACCCTTCAAGGGTTTGATCACCAGGATTATCCTTTTGATGCTTTAGTAGAAAAACTCAAAATACCAAGAGATTCGAGTCGGACTCCACTATTTCAAACCATGTTTACTCTACAAAATATGAACCAAGCAAAGATAGAATCGGAAGAATTAACTTATACAGCCTATGACTTTTCGGATAATACCTCCAAAATGGATTTATCAATCATTGCCGTTGAGACTCCTGATGGCTTATTATTTGATCTGTATTATTCAAGTAACTTGTTCAAACGAGAAACGGCTGAAATCTTAGGGCAAGCGTATTTACAGATTATGAAGCAACTCCCATCTCGCTTTGACAAGACGATTGCTAGCTTTGAGCTTGAATTTAACTCAGGTGAACGCAATTCGTCAGCTCAAACAGATGCTTTTGAGGATGAGGAATTCGATTTTTAA
- a CDS encoding spore germination protein — MPKHPFFERSMRKGLTYTDSKIQNDRVTTSLEDNINQILSKLDQMPDLTVQRFSWNQGEEAAILYMEELSNKKLIYEDVLSPILKDMISLTQIEESSLVSCEMKPTHSFEMIEHSLLIGKSILLFNNHATAYQVSTISYPDRSIEEPYLEPTIKGAHDGFVENASKNLGLLRRYIPSPELKLRQMKIGERGKVNITMAYLGDVANPEVIEELERRIQALSQDVIINIGELQQLISKNTFTVFPQFLVTERPDTTAMQILQGRIAIIMDRSPGVLIAPMNLIGFLQTKDDYNVNWLLASFVRVLRYIAFMISLVLPAFYVATISFHFEVIPLKLLLSIGESREKVPFPPVLEALVMELSLEMLREAGLRLPGPIGQTVSIVGGIVIGQAAVQAGIVSNIMVIVVSITAIASFIIPYYDMSSTIRLLRFPMMMLAYFFGYVGIIMGLMIMFIHLITLTSIGMPYGSPLSPVRMKEWKDAIVLAAPKYLTTRPHSARPIQEKKKKATDPTDR, encoded by the coding sequence ATGCCCAAACATCCTTTTTTTGAACGAAGTATGAGAAAAGGTCTCACGTACACTGATTCCAAAATCCAAAATGACCGAGTTACGACATCGCTTGAAGACAATATAAATCAAATACTGTCCAAGCTTGATCAGATGCCAGATCTTACAGTACAGCGCTTTTCGTGGAATCAAGGGGAAGAAGCCGCCATTTTATATATGGAGGAACTATCTAATAAAAAGCTGATCTATGAAGATGTACTTTCTCCTATATTAAAGGACATGATCTCACTTACACAGATTGAGGAGTCTTCGTTAGTAAGCTGTGAAATGAAGCCAACACACTCATTTGAGATGATTGAACATAGCTTGCTCATAGGTAAAAGCATCTTGTTGTTTAATAACCATGCCACAGCATATCAGGTCAGTACAATTTCATATCCAGATCGGTCTATTGAAGAGCCATACCTTGAGCCAACGATTAAAGGCGCGCATGATGGCTTTGTTGAGAATGCCTCGAAAAACCTTGGTTTGTTACGTAGATACATACCTAGCCCCGAATTAAAGCTTCGGCAGATGAAAATTGGAGAGCGGGGAAAAGTCAATATTACGATGGCTTACTTGGGGGATGTAGCTAACCCAGAGGTCATCGAGGAATTAGAACGACGCATTCAAGCACTGAGTCAAGATGTCATTATTAATATCGGGGAATTACAGCAATTAATCTCGAAGAATACATTCACAGTATTTCCGCAGTTTTTAGTTACAGAACGGCCTGACACAACTGCGATGCAAATTTTACAAGGACGGATAGCAATCATTATGGATCGTTCTCCAGGTGTACTTATTGCACCGATGAACCTGATTGGTTTTTTGCAAACGAAGGATGATTATAATGTCAATTGGCTACTAGCCTCGTTTGTGCGAGTGCTCCGTTATATTGCTTTTATGATCTCTCTTGTGCTTCCAGCATTTTATGTAGCGACAATTTCATTTCACTTTGAAGTGATTCCGTTAAAGCTGCTGTTATCCATTGGGGAATCCAGAGAAAAAGTGCCGTTTCCGCCAGTATTAGAGGCTTTAGTAATGGAGTTGTCATTGGAAATGCTTCGGGAAGCAGGCCTTCGTTTACCAGGTCCGATTGGCCAAACGGTAAGTATTGTGGGTGGTATTGTAATCGGGCAGGCTGCGGTACAGGCTGGTATCGTGAGTAATATTATGGTGATTGTGGTATCCATCACAGCAATCGCTTCCTTTATCATCCCTTACTACGATATGTCGTCTACCATTCGTCTACTTCGTTTCCCCATGATGATGCTTGCTTACTTCTTTGGTTATGTAGGGATTATTATGGGTTTAATGATCATGTTTATCCACCTCATTACACTTACTTCGATTGGGATGCCGTATGGTTCGCCACTTTCGCCGGTTCGAATGAAAGAATGGAAAGATGCTATTGTACTTGCAGCCCCAAAATATTTGACAACCAGGCCTCATAGTGCAAGACCAATACAGGAAAAGAAGAAAAAGGCTACTGATCCAACAGATAGGTGA
- a CDS encoding hemerythrin domain-containing protein — MHKELSPAFVQLKNEHGPLRQLMEELYEQAVTMGKTGDERSYVQTLRSLEEKVDSFLLMLEKHANREEVLLFPMMYTLTGGENGPIAVMEEEHKEAKQHLARFKEKMSTVGLSIDKNTAIITADPVAKAYVVLSDHFMKEEMVLFPMANQLLLEEQKDELERRLTEADRKK, encoded by the coding sequence GTGCATAAAGAGTTATCACCTGCTTTTGTACAATTAAAGAACGAGCATGGTCCGCTCCGTCAATTAATGGAAGAGTTATATGAACAGGCCGTTACAATGGGGAAAACAGGAGATGAGAGAAGCTATGTTCAAACTCTGCGTTCATTGGAAGAGAAAGTAGATAGCTTTTTGCTTATGCTAGAAAAACACGCCAATCGTGAAGAGGTCTTATTATTCCCCATGATGTATACATTAACGGGTGGAGAGAACGGACCTATTGCTGTCATGGAGGAGGAACACAAGGAAGCCAAACAGCACTTAGCACGTTTCAAAGAAAAAATGAGCACAGTAGGTTTGAGTATTGATAAGAACACAGCTATAATTACTGCCGATCCAGTAGCAAAAGCCTATGTAGTTTTATCCGATCACTTTATGAAAGAAGAGATGGTTCTTTTTCCAATGGCAAATCAGCTGCTTTTAGAAGAACAGAAGGACGAGCTAGAAAGACGGTTAACAGAAGCAGACAGAAAAAAATAG
- a CDS encoding Ger(x)C family spore germination protein: protein MTKKYHIQIFMWISLFSLLMSGCSQRINIENATFNLTLGLDKKGNDLYYYSVSPVFNKDASKKVEAHEVRASSIRNARNFFDASSIGLLTTAKLQQVLIGKELLESHDVFPLLDVLYRDVTSASNANVLMVDGPVKDVIMFGAKDKPRLPIYLGQLIDSTAVRNLISRSTLLDFQWTVMEKTITPYIGIVSKEKNQLNIKGTALLNQQGKVVTTLSLQETTIMHMLQRFHRGLFSLSLSLKETKNKADNKIISATFERVTRKVQLVKKDNHFYYTIQLKMDANLNESINLLSKQNTMKSIEKFLEKSVKKEAERVIKKIQQHKVDPMGLGDYMRAYYYPDWKKMEMDWGSALATININIEPEIRVIFNGLVQE, encoded by the coding sequence ATGACGAAAAAATATCACATTCAAATTTTCATGTGGATCAGTCTGTTCTCTTTGTTAATGAGTGGGTGTTCGCAACGGATCAATATTGAGAATGCGACGTTTAATTTAACACTTGGGTTGGATAAAAAAGGAAATGATCTGTATTACTATTCCGTTAGTCCCGTATTTAATAAGGATGCTTCTAAAAAAGTAGAAGCTCATGAGGTCAGAGCATCCAGCATTCGCAACGCACGTAATTTCTTTGATGCTAGCTCTATTGGACTTTTAACAACTGCTAAATTACAGCAGGTTTTGATTGGAAAAGAATTGTTGGAATCACATGATGTATTCCCGTTATTAGATGTTCTGTATCGGGACGTGACTAGTGCTAGCAATGCGAATGTTTTAATGGTGGATGGGCCAGTGAAGGATGTTATCATGTTTGGAGCAAAAGACAAGCCACGTCTGCCCATATACCTTGGTCAGTTGATTGATTCGACAGCAGTGCGTAACCTGATTTCACGTTCGACGTTACTCGATTTTCAATGGACGGTTATGGAGAAGACGATTACACCTTATATCGGAATTGTCAGTAAAGAAAAAAATCAATTGAATATAAAAGGGACAGCTTTATTGAATCAGCAAGGAAAAGTTGTGACTACTCTTTCACTACAGGAGACTACAATTATGCATATGCTTCAACGCTTTCATAGAGGGTTGTTTTCCTTGTCACTATCGCTTAAAGAAACCAAAAATAAAGCTGACAATAAAATCATAAGCGCTACCTTTGAGCGTGTGACTCGCAAGGTACAACTAGTAAAAAAGGATAATCATTTCTACTACACAATCCAACTAAAAATGGATGCGAATCTAAATGAAAGCATAAACCTACTTTCTAAACAGAACACGATGAAATCAATTGAAAAGTTTCTGGAAAAATCAGTAAAAAAAGAAGCAGAGAGAGTAATAAAAAAAATACAGCAGCACAAAGTAGATCCTATGGGCTTAGGCGATTATATGCGAGCGTACTATTATCCTGATTGGAAAAAGATGGAGATGGACTGGGGAAGTGCACTTGCAACTATAAATATTAATATTGAACCTGAAATTAGGGTAATCTTCAACGGTTTAGTTCAAGAATAA
- a CDS encoding acyl-CoA synthetase produces the protein MREIQRTRRNTLGDIVRRSSRRFPNKMALRFENEEVTYQQLDSLINQTAQYICSQGLQKGERAAVLSRNSLDFVIVTFALAKAGVIMVPINYMLNVEDIAYIMEHAEIQACFVSPEFLAVADKAYEIVGCKLRLRAIISHPADPIKEWMPLRSIIAHLSTEEPDVDLEDDDIAHIMYTSGTESKPKGVMLTHKNLLAEYVSTILDGDLTEQDIALHALPLFHSAQLHCFLGPYLYVGGSGIILEQATPSLMLKTIEQFGATQLFCPPTIWIALLRSEDFGTRDVSTLQKCYYGAAIMPVEIIKELSMRLPQGRLYNFYGQTEVAPLATVLKPQDQLRKTGSAGRPALHVETKIFDELGNEVPIGNIGEIVHRSSHAMLGYYKDEEKTRSAFQGGWFHSGDLGFMDEEGYITVVDRKKDMIKTGGENVASREIEEWIYQHPKVSEVAVIGVPHPYWMEAVTAIVVPKAGEEIVVDELFEFCKRGLSSFKVPKFVVLAEQLPRNPSGKIVKRELRIRYQTLAETDKLHG, from the coding sequence ATGAGAGAAATTCAACGAACTCGCCGCAACACATTAGGGGATATTGTCAGAAGAAGTAGTCGTCGTTTTCCGAATAAAATGGCTCTTCGCTTTGAAAACGAAGAAGTTACCTATCAACAGCTGGATTCTTTAATAAACCAAACAGCTCAGTACATTTGCTCTCAGGGTTTGCAAAAAGGTGAACGGGCTGCTGTGTTATCTCGTAACTCACTTGATTTTGTAATCGTTACGTTCGCTCTAGCAAAAGCGGGGGTTATTATGGTTCCGATTAACTATATGCTGAATGTAGAAGACATTGCATATATTATGGAACATGCAGAGATTCAGGCTTGTTTCGTTTCGCCGGAATTCCTAGCTGTAGCGGATAAAGCGTATGAGATCGTTGGCTGTAAACTACGACTACGCGCAATTATTTCACACCCTGCCGATCCCATTAAGGAATGGATGCCGCTACGTAGCATAATTGCTCACCTGTCAACAGAGGAGCCAGATGTGGACTTGGAAGATGATGACATCGCTCATATTATGTATACGAGTGGTACAGAGTCCAAGCCAAAAGGTGTTATGCTAACTCATAAAAATTTGTTAGCCGAATACGTGAGTACAATCTTAGATGGTGATCTGACGGAGCAGGATATTGCACTTCATGCTTTGCCGTTGTTCCACTCCGCTCAACTCCATTGTTTTTTAGGTCCCTATTTATATGTTGGTGGTAGTGGAATTATTTTGGAACAAGCTACGCCTTCACTGATGCTCAAGACAATAGAACAATTTGGGGCAACCCAGCTTTTTTGTCCGCCTACTATTTGGATAGCTTTATTGCGTTCTGAGGATTTTGGTACACGTGATGTATCTACCTTACAAAAATGCTATTACGGAGCTGCTATTATGCCTGTAGAAATTATCAAAGAGCTTAGTATGCGCTTACCTCAAGGTCGGTTGTATAATTTTTATGGACAAACAGAAGTAGCTCCACTAGCAACCGTCTTAAAACCACAGGATCAACTGCGTAAAACAGGCTCGGCTGGAAGACCTGCGTTACATGTAGAAACGAAAATTTTTGATGAGCTGGGTAATGAAGTACCTATTGGCAACATCGGTGAGATTGTGCATCGGAGTAGCCACGCCATGCTTGGTTATTATAAGGATGAGGAGAAAACGAGAAGTGCTTTTCAAGGGGGCTGGTTTCATAGTGGTGACCTCGGTTTCATGGATGAAGAGGGCTATATAACAGTGGTAGACCGTAAAAAGGATATGATTAAAACAGGAGGAGAAAATGTAGCAAGTCGGGAAATAGAAGAATGGATTTACCAGCATCCCAAGGTTTCGGAAGTGGCAGTGATCGGTGTTCCGCATCCATATTGGATGGAAGCAGTTACGGCTATTGTGGTACCCAAAGCAGGGGAAGAAATAGTGGTGGATGAATTATTCGAATTTTGCAAAAGGGGACTTTCTTCCTTTAAAGTACCTAAGTTCGTTGTTTTAGCGGAGCAGCTACCACGTAATCCTAGTGGGAAAATTGTAAAGAGAGAGCTACGCATACGCTATCAGACGTTGGCTGAAACTGATAAGCTACATGGGTAG
- a CDS encoding GerAB/ArcD/ProY family transporter: MDYVKHNQITLYQYIFLIVGNQVGLGILYIPRDLAREVGIDGWISIVLSWIIVCIASIIITKMMARNPELTLRQSLRLYCGPIIGWIVYFLIAVHLIVFTYAIIAGSIFLTQIWVLQRISSLWLMSLFVIPIYMLCSHGFKNIARYAQFAILISVWMPLLLLFPLQYANPFYLLPIMREGLDPVIKGVMPAITFFWGFEMIMFFYPYLKDKSKATAAALIANTISMLVLLFVTIICFLFFSQEQVANYMWPTLTLLKLVEFPFLERFEVIFLSFYLFMQSISWITLSYFSVYTLESLCNAKMKSKHFLIFLGCLVVISFFYSPSFSEVRNFLELAQPLSYFVSYLFPLIFLLYLVMFQKVIQRRRER; encoded by the coding sequence ATGGATTATGTAAAGCACAATCAAATAACGCTGTATCAATATATTTTTTTAATTGTGGGCAATCAGGTAGGGTTGGGGATTTTGTATATCCCGCGAGATTTAGCACGTGAAGTAGGAATAGATGGTTGGATATCCATTGTGTTGAGTTGGATCATTGTTTGTATTGCTAGCATTATTATCACAAAAATGATGGCCAGAAATCCAGAACTTACGCTACGCCAGTCTTTACGCTTATATTGTGGTCCAATTATCGGATGGATTGTGTATTTTTTGATAGCGGTTCATCTTATCGTTTTTACTTATGCGATAATAGCAGGATCTATTTTTTTAACACAGATATGGGTTCTACAGAGAATTTCGAGCCTCTGGCTGATGAGCTTATTTGTTATCCCTATTTATATGTTGTGTTCTCATGGTTTTAAAAACATTGCTCGATATGCTCAATTTGCTATTCTGATTAGTGTGTGGATGCCTCTGCTGTTGTTGTTCCCCTTACAATATGCAAATCCGTTTTATCTGCTCCCTATCATGCGTGAAGGGCTCGACCCTGTTATAAAAGGTGTCATGCCTGCTATCACCTTTTTTTGGGGCTTTGAAATGATCATGTTTTTCTATCCTTATTTAAAGGATAAATCAAAAGCAACAGCAGCTGCCCTTATTGCCAATACCATTTCTATGCTGGTTTTGTTGTTTGTCACCATCATCTGCTTTCTCTTTTTTTCACAGGAACAAGTGGCTAATTATATGTGGCCTACTCTTACATTATTAAAATTGGTGGAGTTTCCATTTTTAGAGCGTTTCGAAGTCATTTTTCTGTCGTTTTATTTGTTTATGCAATCGATTTCTTGGATTACCCTTAGCTACTTTTCTGTCTACACCCTAGAGAGTCTATGCAACGCTAAGATGAAATCGAAGCACTTTCTGATTTTTTTAGGATGTCTTGTAGTCATTTCTTTTTTCTATTCGCCTAGTTTTTCTGAGGTCCGTAATTTTTTAGAGCTGGCACAGCCACTCAGCTATTTCGTAAGCTATTTGTTTCCTCTCATCTTCTTACTGTATCTTGTCATGTTTCAAAAGGTCATACAGAGGAGGCGTGAGAGATGA